Sequence from the Caretta caretta isolate rCarCar2 chromosome 8, rCarCar1.hap1, whole genome shotgun sequence genome:
CACGGTAGCTATGTCAAAgagagaagccctcctgttgacatagcactgtatacaccaggagttaggttggtataattgtgtctctcaagggtgtggatttgtcacactcctgagtgatgttataccgacataaatttgtagtatagaccagggctgagagcaggTGGGTAGGTCGAAGGAAGAATTTGTATATCAACCTAGGGTCTTCTACACCAGGGGGGTagattggcatagctacatctcataggtgtagatttttcacacccctgagagactagctatgctgatgtaaattcCCACTGTAGACTAGCCCTATGACATTTATAATCTTTCCTTTTTCTGCTGACTCCACAGGCTCAGAACCAAACCTCCATAGACCTGCCTGGGCTAGAGTTTTGGTCCTGCTGttatccaaattatttttttctcttaattaaaattattataaatgCTAATCTagccacccccacaaacatttGTTCCTGGTCTTGGGTCACCATAGGCTGGGGCCTAAGAATGagataatataaattaaaaacactttatatattttaatatataaaataaagtaaataacCTCTACAAAACAAATAGAAATAATATATCTAAATTGCTGTCCCCaccaaaaactggaaaatgtttgtttgctgTGTTGCAGGGCCTTTTTGAAACCACTGAACCATAACTGAATGGAACAGTAATATTAAATAGCAAGGTATATAGTTACACTTATTGAGAAACTGCACTTGTACTCACCTGGCTGCCTTAGAGATAGGGTTACAACCGATGTAACCAAATGCACCCACTGTGAAACAGAGAGCTATGTCACATGTGTAGACTAAAGCATTTAGAACTGGAAAATTTAATACCTACCTTAGGTATAAATTTCCAGAGCATCTACTATAACTCTAGCAGTGGTCTAGGAAATGTAACCATTCATCTACAATTGGTATTAGGGAGTATTTATACTGTAGCTTTTTCAGATTTTGTCCACTTATTGCAGCAATTCTGTTCAAGTCAACATTTTTAATGACTGAAGTAAGTTTGCTTCTGTTTCTGCTGAAGTTTATGTTGCTTTCAAATAAGGTGTGAGAATTAGTTATACAATATCGTTCCTCACTTTGTGAGGCTAAGAAGATTGCTGGGTAGTGTACTGAAAGAATCTACAGTACTTTATGTGGCAAAGTACAAGAGAACAGGAATGGATAAAAAGAAAGAGGCTTTGTTGGAATCATCCGTGAGTACAGATGTGTGAGAAACGCGTTATGCTCTGTGAGGTGAAGGATGAGAAATGAAATTGTATTGCACAGTAAATTTCATTTTGTCTAAAGAAAAGTTATCTGTTTAAATCCCCATGTTTGTCTTGTTTCTAGCAGATAGATGATATATGTGCCCCCAAAGGTTCAAAATATCTTTGGAAACCTTCCTTAAAGCAGCAGTAACAGTTCTTGGTGTGAAGGGAGCCGAAGACACATATGTTTTGCATTGTATTATTCTGGTGTATACATTATTCTGCTATTTATAGAGGCATGTGGAAGAGTGCTTTCCTAGTAAAGTATCATGATAGCAGTAATGGCTAGGGGCTCTTATTAAGATtaggtccccattgtgctgggctccATACGCACATATAATGAAAAGATGGTCCTtggcccaaagagtttatagtcCAAGGTCTTGGAAATTTTACCTTTGGAGTAAAAGTATGCCAACACTGAGTACCTTTAAAGTTCCACCCATAGTCAGGCTTGGCCTTAGAATTGGAGGGGCCAAGCTGCTAGAGGAAGAGGGGAGGATTACTTGATGAGTTACCTCCTCCTGTGCCAGTCCCACTGAGACAGGGAAGAGAGAGTCATTTTATGATTTGAGAAGTCAATAGAGGAGTCAGCATGTGCCCAGAATCCTTTCAGAATAAGTGATTGAGAATTATAAGCCTCACACATTTAGAACACTTATGTGAGGCTATAAAGGTGGGGGATGGCTCCTAACTTCCTCTCTTCCTTTCCAGCACCTGAAGTTTTTATTACTCAATATCTCTGTACCTGTTTGTACAACACACTGTCAGCACTGAAATAATACCTATAAAATAATACCTGTAAAAGTGAAAGCAACCACATAAATTCTCATATGAAGTGTTCAGCGTGCAATTAAAGGAATTTTTGAATTCCAGCTCATTAGGAAAGCTATGTTTCTTAAGGTAACCAATAGCAAACCGCATTGCACTTAAACTGCTCTGAGTTGTGCTGTCTACAATGACCAGCAAGATGCAATTTCATTATGTGAAGATTGCTGTTTCTTCTCCCAATGCTGCTATATGGGTAGTTGGCTGGGTAAGATGCCTTTACTGCTTTAGTGGGGACAGACTCTAACCATGTGTGTAGAAAAATCCAGCTTCATGTTATGCTGATCTTGGCCCTTGTTGTGCATAAAATATAGGTGCTTTTACTGTTCTTGGCTCCATTACTAacttcattcatttttatttagtttGTAAACACTGCAGTTTACAAACTAATAAAGGCTAATAACCTGGTACTATAGactgtgggccacatcctttcccaaGTAATTTGATATTTGGGTAACTCTTGACTGAAACAGAGTTGATCCTGATTTGTAGCAATGTAAccgagaggaaaatcaggccctttatgtaCATGTCTCCCACTGAAGACtgtggaagtttgtgtggagaaggactgcaggatcagatctAAGAGATATGCTTAtgcttttatttaatatattgtTAGATATATTTAAATGTGAGCTAGTTTTCTCATGTATTACAGAACTTAATACATACAATAGTAAAAGCTCTACATGAAAGCTGAGGACTAATGACATGTTAATGGAGTATAATCAAGACGTACAGATTAGGACAAGTAAAAGCAGACAACCTGACCGACTGAAAAACAAAGTGAATAACATATTATTAGATAACTTTGACTGTCCTGAGGATGCAACTGATGAGGAGCAAGAAGACTTACCTTATGATGGAGACCTAGAAAAAACGTATCGCCACAATAATGAATCAAAGAATTTGAAAGCCTGTGCTTCTGTAGAAAGCATTTCTGATAATTTCTTAAATTTGACTTGTTCTGAAATTAACAAAAgtttaaaagaagaaataaatgaTGAAAGACAACAGCTATCTCAAGGAAAGGTCTTCAGCCACCGTACACCtgccacaagaacaaatggaataATGATTGAAATGGCAATGGAAGCTCCTGTGAGTGGCATGTCTTTCGAGACAGAATTATCAGTTGGAGCTTTTAGCAGCCCAGATAGGAAGGAACATTTCACCAACTCAAAAATTTCTGATGTTCTTTTGCGTCATTTTTCCAAAGAAGAGTTATCAAACGCAAGCCAATTAATTGATTGTGAGACTATCCCAGAGACATCCTTTACTGAAAGTGTTGATGAAACTGTCCTCACTAAACCTAGGATTTCAGAATGCACCAAGCCCACTTTACTAACAGAACAATGGGCAAAGTATTTTGAAGACTATTATTTGAACAGACAAGAAGAAACATCTGAAGATGATTACAAAGATAAAAATTTGCTAgatgaaaataaatttgttatagaTGACAGAGCTACTTCTTATGGTGATGAGAAAGACTGCATACAAGAAAATTCACAGTTGATAGCTGAAAATGAAGATACAAATAATTTCCAAAACATAAGAAAAAATCACAGTTATCAAAAAGGTTTGTTTGAAAGAACAGGTTCCTCTCATGAACTCAAATATGGCCAAGGCCAAGTTAATTATTGTCTTCCTGACTTCTCTAAAGTTGCTCCAAAAGTCAAAATACCAAAAAGAAATAGCAGTGATAAATCAGCTCCCATAATGAAAAGAACCAAATTCTCACCTAATTTGATTGGTAAATCAGCAATTGTGAACGATGTTTTAGAAACTATGAATTATTTTGATTCTGTTGAAGTAAAGAATCAAGAAGAAGAAATGAGAATTCCTGAACTTTTACAACAGCTAGAGGTAAATGAGATCTTTTCAGATATCCGTTCaggatttaataaaatattaatgccAATGGAAGTGAAAGAGAGAGTCCAGAAAAGCCTAACAGGAGTAGTCCTATATGAaagtggttccactgaagtcagcggttCTACTAATTTAATTAAGAattacttacatgagtaaagGTTTGTAGGATTGGGCTTTCACTTCCATAAACAGACATATTTTATAATGTTATGGAGTGATACCTTCATTACTAATAATTTAAAAGTTTCCCTTCAAAATATTATGAAATTGGCTATagtcaatttcattttttaattctcACATACTTGCAAAATGTTGTTTCTAACACTGTAGGAAAATGTTTAAATCCcaccaaaattattttaatttaaatgtttaataTCTTAAAGAAATAATTAAAGGTTTGTTTTCATATTGTGTTTGACCCAGATCCCATTTACATCAATAGTGATGTTGCCAATGGATCTTTAAGATTTATAACATCTTTGAGGATCACCTGTGCTACCTGACTGATTCCTTTAAATGATTTGTTCCAATATTTTAGGGTTTCCTTTATTCTGGTTGTAACTAGATCACTTAACAGTCACTTTTCATATTTAGACTCagtcattgggactactcacatgtataaagctaagcacatgcttaaatctttgtaggatcagggcatTAGTATATAAGGAAGACTTATTACAACACAttaatacttttttctttattatttctgGATTAATGCAAGTTGCTGACAAAACATGCTGAGGCTCAGAATCGTATTGATCATTTGAGGTTTGATCCTAAGGTAAATCTACCAGAATATTATAAAATCAGATAAATTGTTTAGGAGATCTTTTTCTTAGTACAGTATATTTTCTCTCGAAGGGTCTGATATGAAGCATATATTCTACTAAACAACCTTTTATATTGTTGTTCCTATTTTTAGAACTTCTCTAAAGATAGATTTGGCTAAGTAACTTGAGACATTTAGATGTCTAAAACACATACAGGGAGAATAGGCAAACTAGAAACATACATGTTCATAACTTAGTGTCTTtatgggaaataaacatggatatTCTGACACTTTTTAATATGttaataaaaagtgaaaaataacttattccatattctttatgtataatttaaataactcTAACCAACTTCTGTAAGGATATACAGTATTAAAATAGTTTCCTTTTAGGATTCCAagtgaatattttatatataaagctgttgttttatttttaaatattgttttgtatatttttaacagaTATATCCTCATTCAGCTTCTTCTAATCCAAACCTTTCCAGTCACTCAAGATGTATGGGTGCAGCTTCTGAAGAGTTTATATTTCATCCCCTTACTGTTCCTATCCAGCCTATGCTTGATTTGTCCCAAGCATCTTTTGCAGGTAGTTGAAATTACAGTGGTTATACAAATAACAGAGGTTCCTTATTTTACATAATTGTGCACTTTGTTATTCTGTtccataatcatagaatcataggactggaagggaccttgagaggtcatctagttcagtccccctGGATTAATGGAATAATAATCTGGAAAACTGTATACAGAAATTCCAGTTGGTACTTTATTCTTTATTTTCATTATGTTATATAGGATTACAATCTGGGAGAATGATTTCATCATTACTGTCAGCCAGTGCAGAAGGAGAAATACACTGTTTAAATCATAACTTGATGGAAAATACAACAAAAGGAGAAAAGATGTCTCAAATGCTAAAGGAGCAGGCAGAGCAACTGAAAGCTAAAGTAATatgaaagagatttttttcactACCTACTTAATTTTGATTCTCttgtttctttttatgaaatCTAAAATCCCAAATAAAATCTACCAATTTTCTATTGAAGGTGGAAGAATTTTCTAAATGTGTAATACAGGAGGCCTTACCTTTGCAAGATCGCTGTTTGGTAAATTATATTTTTCACATCTATTGCAGGGAATTGAAATGTGCTTTAAATGACATTGGACCTGTATTTATTGTAGTGAAATTTTCAGTGTTCTTCAGAAAGATATATTTAATAACAAATTAAACCCTTTCCTCCGTTCCAGAATTAAGTTATAGGCATGAAAAAGGCCAAGTTTGAGATTGACAATATGTGTCTGAATCTCCatgactcctttgaaaatcttaacccAAACTATTTATGAAGGCAGCCCTCACTCAGGGAAATTGCCATTGAAGTTATTATGAGTTTTGTTTGAGCAAGACCTGAATCAAGACCCCACAATTTAACCCTCTATTTGTACATCTGCTGTGGACTACAGAGTGTTAATAATTGTTCTGTCCAATTAAATAGCAAAgtcattcattatttaaatcTCTTTTATTGGTGAAGGTATTAAAGGAACTAAGAGGATACCTTGAAACATTGGAACGGAAATATTTAGCCACTAAGGAGGAGCATCGTGGTTTACTGCTACAGAACTACAATCGCAAAGCCGTAAGCGTTGGCGAGTTTGATCCCGACAGGTCAGAGCTGCCTGCTAAATAGTATGTCTATGCTCCCATAGTATATGAGTATTTGGCAgtcattaattaatttatttatcctcacagtaTCCCTGAGAGGTACAGAAgtaatattgacaggtttcagagtagcagccgtgttagtctgtattcgcaaaaagaaaaggagtacatgtggcaccttagagactaaccaatttatttgagcataagcttttgtgagctacagctcacttcattgttgCACATTTTCGACCTTAGTTAAATTTTGGGGCCCTGAGGATGTTCCAGTTGGatgtagaaattgatggagtctggtattaactttgatgcagtcttgtttaGTTACAAGGAATGTGCAAGGAGTCTGCTTCTCCAAACACAGGAGGAGCTCAGAACAAAAGAAGCAGTTTCGTAGCTTACAGCAAAGCTTCTTCAgacaacagacctaaaagtgcTCTCCACTTTTtcccagggtcacactgtgctcACAGGCGACtacatgtccaacctaaaccgctctTGCTtcaatgtaagcccattgctttttgtcctatccctagcggttaaggagaataatttttctccttcctccttgtaacaaccttttatatacttgaaaactgttatcatgtcccctcttggttttctcttctccagactaaataaacccaattttttcaatcttccctcatgggttatgttttctagatctttaatcattttttgtttctcttctctggactttctccagtttgtccacatctttcctgaaatgtggtgccaagaacgggacacaatactctagttgaggactaatcagcatggagtagagcataagaattacttcttgtgtcttgcttacaccacttattttaatacatcccagaatgatgtttgttttacttggcaacagtgttactcttttgactcatatttagcttgtgatccactatgacccccagatccctttccacagttctTCTTCCtgggtagtcatttcccattttgtatgtatgcaactgattgttctttcctaaatggagtactttgcatttatcctcattgaatttcatcctatttgcttcagaccatttctccagtttgtccagatcattttgaattttaatcctatcctctaaagtACTTGCAACACCTCCTAGCCTggtatcctccacaaactttataagtgtactctctatgccattttctaaatcattgatgaagatattgaacagaatcagacccagaattgatccttgtgggaccctacgcaatatgcctttccagcttgactgtgaaccaatccaggaagtttttggaaaatgtaggggacaatttcctggtgcaagtgctggaggaaccaactaggggcagagctcttcttgacctgctgctcacaaaccaggaagaattagtagaggaagctaaagtggatgggaacctgggaggcagtgaccatgagacggtcgagttcaggatcctgacacaaggaagaaaggagagcagcagaatatggaccctggacttcagaaaagcagactttgattccctcagggaactgatgggcaggatcccctgggagaataacatgagggggaaaggagtccaggagagctggctgtattttaaagaatccttattgatgttacaggaacaaaccatcccgatgtgtagaaagaatagtaaatatggcaggcgaccagcttgtcttaaaagtgaaatccttgctgatcttaaacacaaaaaaagaagcttacgagaagtggaagattggacaaatgaccagggatgagtataaaaatattgctcgggcttgcaggagtgaaatcaggaaggccaaattacacttggagttgcagctagcaagagatgttaagagtaacaagaagggtttcttcaggtatgttagcaacaagaagaaagtcaaggaaagtgtgggcctcttactgaatgagggaggcaacctagtaggagaggatgtggaaaaagctaatgtgctcaatgctttttttgcctctgtcttcacaaacaaggtcagcacccagactactgcactgggcagcacaacatggggaggaggtgaccaaccctctgtggagaaagaagtggttcgggactatttagaaaagctggaccagcacaagtccatggggccggccggacgcgctgcatccgagagagctaagggagttggcggatgtgattgcagagccattgtccattatctttgaaaactcatggcgattgggggagatcctggacgactggaaaaaggctaatgtagtgcccatctttcaaaaagggaagaaggaggttcctgggaactacaggccagtcagcctcacctcagtccttggaaaaatcatggagcaggtcctcaaggaatcaatcctgaagcactttgaggagaggaaagtgatcaggaacagtcagcatggattcaccaagggcaagtcatgcctgactaatctaattgccttctatgacgagataactggctctgtggatgaggggaaagcagtggacgtgttattccttgacttcagcaaagcttttgatatggtctcccacagtattcttgccaacaagttaaagaagtatgggctggttgaatggtggatagaaagctggctagattgtcgggctcaacgggtagtgatcaatggctccaagtctagttggcagccggtatcaagcggagtaccccaagggtcggtgctggggacggttttgttcaatatcttcataaatgatctggaggatggcgtggactgcaccctcagcaagtttgcagatgatactaaactgggaggagtggtagatacgctggagggtagggataggatacagcgggacctagacaaattagaggattgggtcaaaagaaatctggtgaggttcaacaaggacaagtgcagagtcctgcacttaggacggaagaatcccatgcaccgctacagactagggaccgaatggctaggcagcagttcttcagaaaaggacctggggttacagtggacaagaagctggatatgagtcaacagtgtgcctttgttgccaagaaggctaacggcattttgggctgtataagtaagggcattgccagcagatcgagggacgtgatcgttcccctctattcgacattggtgaggcctcatctggagtactgtgtccagttttgggccccacactacaagaaggatgtggaaaaattggaaagcgttcagcagagggcaacaaaaatgattaggggactggaatacatgacttatgaggagaggctgagggaactgggattgtttagtctgctgaagagaagaatgaggggggatttgatagctgctttcaactacctgaaatggggttccaaagaggatggatctagactgttctcagtggtagcaactgacagaacaaggagtaatggtctcaagttgcagtgggggagatttaggttggatactaggaaaaactttttcactaagagggtggtgaagcactggaatgtgttacctagggaggtggtggaatccccttcctttgaggtttttaaggtcaggcttgacaaagccctggctgggatgatttagttggggattggtcctgctttgagcagggggttggactagatgacctgccgaggtcccttccaaccctgatattctatgattctatgaaccactgataactatactctgggaatggttttccagccagttatgcacccactttatagtagctccatctaggttgtatttccttagtttgtttatgacagtggtccccaaccttttcAGGGTCATGCCCCTTTTACCCCagtccacacaaacacacacacacactgggaacCAGGCCAGGAGCAAGGCCATGGCTCCCGGCAGGGGATGGTTCGGACATGGGCAGGGGCAAGGGGGCcgaggctgaggctggggccaggagcagagctgggggtggagcgGTGCTGGGTTGCACTCCCTCCCTGCTTTCCATGGGGAGTGCacccccccaaacattcctctccccccccccccgaggggcgTGCCCCATAATTTGGGGGCCACTGGTTtaagagaaggtcatgcgagattGTATGAAAAGCCttagtaaagtcaagatatactacatCTACCACTTCACCCCGTCCACGAGgcctgttaccctgtcaaagaaagctattaagttggtttgacacaatttggtcttgacaaatccatgctgactgttagttatcaccctattatcttctaggtgtttgccaattgcttaattatttgctctattatatTTCCGGttattgaagttaagctgactggtttataattccccgcattgtccttatttccctttttgtagaTTCAAGCAGGTAACTGTGGTTTcatttaatctatttaattttgtaatggtattgttttatttttggacaGTGCTGCAACTTTGATACTGCAGTGAGATACAAAAAACCAAAAGTTTATTAAAAGGCTGATTATATAACTCTGTGTTTTGTATTTGGATTTAGAAAGGTGGAGGGGGAAATATTTAGGCTTGGTATGCTACTTGAAGATGTCAAAGAGAAAATTGATGACAATATATATAGTCCATGTCCATCTTCATTCACAACATTTCCTACGTCTCCTTCGCTCACTCCACGTGAATCTGCGTGTTCATCCTGTTCTCATCTTCGTGAGGTAACTCATCAAATTCTATAATCTACAGACCAAATTCTTCTTTCAGTTACACTGATGCAAACCCCATTAATTAAAATAGGGTTGTGCAAGTATACCCAAGAGGAGAATTTGCCCTTATGTTTCTAAGTGTGAATTTCTTGCTACAATGCAGAATGTTAATTCAagaaagtaatatattttattcctGAATTTAAACTTTAAGATATCTCATTAGCCATGTTGATCAAAACCTAAATATATGACTACAGCTGTGTTGGGGGAAAAGATTCCCAgtctcagtggaaaaaaaataacatttgtattcagaaaatcaaaatattctaaTCTATGCAAAAATTGAAAAGCAGTTTTTGCAAGTGAATCACTgtcatttaatagaaaaaaattattaaaatggttACTTTCTGCTTCAGTGAGATTCATAAAAATCACAGTTTGGCTCAAAGGATCAAATTCTTGTGTGTCACAGAAAGCTGGTGGAAGTGGTAATGTTAAGTCCTGGATCATATGCTTGCAAAATGGAAATTGGTGGTTTCCCACTGTTGTACATGTGACCAAGCAATAGATTGCTAAATGCTTTCTAACTATACTAATTGTTTGACATACCATATGAATTCTGATGAGTCCTCCTTTGAATCCTGAATTGCATAGATATTCAGGAAATCTTGGGTTGCAGGAGGCAAGATTTTTAGGGAATACAGTAAATGATAATCTATTGTAAGTGTCTTTATGCTATCTATAATATGGTTACTTTGTACAGAGCCCTGTGGTTTCAAGCATTAGTGATCCTCCAGAAAGGTCTGCTACTGAAGTGAATTTTCATAATAATGAAAGGACCGAGGGAGATAAGAGAAGTCATGCTATTGATGTGGTCCCAAAGAAAAACAGTCAGCTTTCTTTACAAGATGACAATTGTGATCCTTTTCCTGAAATGTAAGTGTTGAACTTT
This genomic interval carries:
- the AKNAD1 gene encoding protein AKNAD1; this translates as MLMEYNQDVQIRTSKSRQPDRLKNKVNNILLDNFDCPEDATDEEQEDLPYDGDLEKTYRHNNESKNLKACASVESISDNFLNLTCSEINKSLKEEINDERQQLSQGKVFSHRTPATRTNGIMIEMAMEAPVSGMSFETELSVGAFSSPDRKEHFTNSKISDVLLRHFSKEELSNASQLIDCETIPETSFTESVDETVLTKPRISECTKPTLLTEQWAKYFEDYYLNRQEETSEDDYKDKNLLDENKFVIDDRATSYGDEKDCIQENSQLIAENEDTNNFQNIRKNHSYQKGLFERTGSSHELKYGQGQVNYCLPDFSKVAPKVKIPKRNSSDKSAPIMKRTKFSPNLIGKSAIVNDVLETMNYFDSVEVKNQEEEMRIPELLQQLELLTKHAEAQNRIDHLRFDPKIYPHSASSNPNLSSHSRCMGAASEEFIFHPLTVPIQPMLDLSQASFAGLQSGRMISSLLSASAEGEIHCLNHNLMENTTKGEKMSQMLKEQAEQLKAKVEEFSKCVIQEALPLQDRCLVLKELRGYLETLERKYLATKEEHRGLLLQNYNRKAVSVGEFDPDRKVEGEIFRLGMLLEDVKEKIDDNIYSPCPSSFTTFPTSPSLTPRESACSSCSHLRESPVVSSISDPPERSATEVNFHNNERTEGDKRSHAIDVVPKKNSQLSLQDDNCDPFPEIQLGLQKRDASVYVKGMEPLEKSGLLANKHSSDVMQCFLPPEADNGSGGLESHRQLILSQKFNTDQENPKGNLNFWQMTSPPKTKPYNMCNLEHKIINLNMRQEQGNLAHPSDHCFCGRVENCSNAHDDALYPKWKIDWSKNANKELCSCSVNRNKNTEDRKTDSEKSKCGQYSLFIQEKAVALDLSGTNLCSDSEDISFCDSFDESHSDEFLEHRTKNYKTRRAGLKEQSKGLSWRCNRRNRDWFKLGNYKEFVQSCTLCRNKNLSSTPLQYRDWNINFCTSCQRNKCSRESDKNNIASSQKKRIAADSVFTSKQPDPFVYSLSDKDNLEAPKTCYSRMHDTIIFSPQYLASRKVYGSKSMINIRNKHISDTDTKILNSTLDHAIQTATSLKETTERMVQVVAEDLAKVKTHRTKQFFSWPVSNI